In Scyliorhinus torazame isolate Kashiwa2021f chromosome 9, sScyTor2.1, whole genome shotgun sequence, a single window of DNA contains:
- the LOC140429472 gene encoding tumor necrosis factor alpha-induced protein 8-like isoform X4 — protein MATEIFNSKSLAVQAQKKILGKMASKSIAIALIDDTSSDVLDELYKTTKEYTQNKKEAEKIVKDLIKVVIKLGVLYRNNQFNKDETELVEKFKKKVHQLAMTVVSFHQVDFTFDRNVLSNLLNECRDLLHQIINQHLTVKSHGRINNVFNHFSNCEFLAALYNPFGSYKASLQKICNGVNKMLDDKNI, from the coding sequence TGGCCACAGAGATCTTCAATTCCAAAAGCCTAGCTGTCCAGGCCCAGAAGAAAATACTCGGCAAGATGGCATCAAAGTCAATAGCAATTGCATTGATCGACGATACAAGCAGTGATGTTTTGGATGAGCTATACAAAACAACCAAAGAATACACACAGAACAAAAAAGAGGCAGAAAAGATTGTCAAAGATCTTATCAAGGTAGTCATAAAACTAGGGGTCCTCTACAGGAATAATCAATTCAATAAAGATGAGACGGAGCTCGTGGAGAAGTTCAAGAAGAAGGTTCATCAGTTAGCAATGACCGTTGTCAGTTTTCATCAGGTTGACTTTACTTTCGATCGGAATGTTTTGTCCAATCTTCTGAATGAGTGCAGAGACTTGCTTCATCAAATCATTAACCAGCATCTAACCGTCAAGTCACATGGACGCATCAATAATGTCTTTAATCACTTTTCGAATTGTGAGTTCTTGGCTGCACTGTACAATCCATTTGGATCTTACAAAGCTTCTCTGCAGAAAATATGTAATGGGGTAAACAAAATGTTGGATGATAAAAATATATAA
- the LOC140429472 gene encoding tumor necrosis factor alpha-induced protein 8-like isoform X3, whose product MVATEIFNSKSLAVQAQKKILGKMASKSIAIALIDDTSSDVLDELYKTTKEYTQNKKEAEKIVKDLIKVVIKLGVLYRNNQFNKDETELVEKFKKKVHQLAMTVVSFHQVDFTFDRNVLSNLLNECRDLLHQIINQHLTVKSHGRINNVFNHFSNCEFLAALYNPFGSYKASLQKICNGVNKMLDDKNI is encoded by the coding sequence TGGCCACAGAGATCTTCAATTCCAAAAGCCTAGCTGTCCAGGCCCAGAAGAAAATACTCGGCAAGATGGCATCAAAGTCAATAGCAATTGCATTGATCGACGATACAAGCAGTGATGTTTTGGATGAGCTATACAAAACAACCAAAGAATACACACAGAACAAAAAAGAGGCAGAAAAGATTGTCAAAGATCTTATCAAGGTAGTCATAAAACTAGGGGTCCTCTACAGGAATAATCAATTCAATAAAGATGAGACGGAGCTCGTGGAGAAGTTCAAGAAGAAGGTTCATCAGTTAGCAATGACCGTTGTCAGTTTTCATCAGGTTGACTTTACTTTCGATCGGAATGTTTTGTCCAATCTTCTGAATGAGTGCAGAGACTTGCTTCATCAAATCATTAACCAGCATCTAACCGTCAAGTCACATGGACGCATCAATAATGTCTTTAATCACTTTTCGAATTGTGAGTTCTTGGCTGCACTGTACAATCCATTTGGATCTTACAAAGCTTCTCTGCAGAAAATATGTAATGGGGTAAACAAAATGTTGGATGATAAAAATATATAA
- the LOC140429472 gene encoding tumor necrosis factor alpha-induced protein 8-like isoform X2, with translation MESSADEFKEVATEIFNSKSLAVQAQKKILGKMASKSIAIALIDDTSSDVLDELYKTTKEYTQNKKEAEKIVKDLIKVVIKLGVLYRNNQFNKDETELVEKFKKKVHQLAMTVVSFHQVDFTFDRNVLSNLLNECRDLLHQIINQHLTVKSHGRINNVFNHFSNCEFLAALYNPFGSYKASLQKICNGVNKMLDDKNI, from the coding sequence TGGCCACAGAGATCTTCAATTCCAAAAGCCTAGCTGTCCAGGCCCAGAAGAAAATACTCGGCAAGATGGCATCAAAGTCAATAGCAATTGCATTGATCGACGATACAAGCAGTGATGTTTTGGATGAGCTATACAAAACAACCAAAGAATACACACAGAACAAAAAAGAGGCAGAAAAGATTGTCAAAGATCTTATCAAGGTAGTCATAAAACTAGGGGTCCTCTACAGGAATAATCAATTCAATAAAGATGAGACGGAGCTCGTGGAGAAGTTCAAGAAGAAGGTTCATCAGTTAGCAATGACCGTTGTCAGTTTTCATCAGGTTGACTTTACTTTCGATCGGAATGTTTTGTCCAATCTTCTGAATGAGTGCAGAGACTTGCTTCATCAAATCATTAACCAGCATCTAACCGTCAAGTCACATGGACGCATCAATAATGTCTTTAATCACTTTTCGAATTGTGAGTTCTTGGCTGCACTGTACAATCCATTTGGATCTTACAAAGCTTCTCTGCAGAAAATATGTAATGGGGTAAACAAAATGTTGGATGATAAAAATATATAA
- the LOC140429472 gene encoding tumor necrosis factor alpha-induced protein 8-like isoform X5 yields the protein MASKSIAIALIDDTSSDVLDELYKTTKEYTQNKKEAEKIVKDLIKVVIKLGVLYRNNQFNKDETELVEKFKKKVHQLAMTVVSFHQVDFTFDRNVLSNLLNECRDLLHQIINQHLTVKSHGRINNVFNHFSNCEFLAALYNPFGSYKASLQKICNGVNKMLDDKNI from the coding sequence ATGGCATCAAAGTCAATAGCAATTGCATTGATCGACGATACAAGCAGTGATGTTTTGGATGAGCTATACAAAACAACCAAAGAATACACACAGAACAAAAAAGAGGCAGAAAAGATTGTCAAAGATCTTATCAAGGTAGTCATAAAACTAGGGGTCCTCTACAGGAATAATCAATTCAATAAAGATGAGACGGAGCTCGTGGAGAAGTTCAAGAAGAAGGTTCATCAGTTAGCAATGACCGTTGTCAGTTTTCATCAGGTTGACTTTACTTTCGATCGGAATGTTTTGTCCAATCTTCTGAATGAGTGCAGAGACTTGCTTCATCAAATCATTAACCAGCATCTAACCGTCAAGTCACATGGACGCATCAATAATGTCTTTAATCACTTTTCGAATTGTGAGTTCTTGGCTGCACTGTACAATCCATTTGGATCTTACAAAGCTTCTCTGCAGAAAATATGTAATGGGGTAAACAAAATGTTGGATGATAAAAATATATAA